One part of the Candidatus Omnitrophota bacterium genome encodes these proteins:
- the pgeF gene encoding peptidoglycan editing factor PgeF, which translates to MIDFSQVEHRRYLYQRLGIERTRLVLPEQEHGGKVEFVSLDNRNKKFFADALITQEREIALGVLTADCLSIFLYDTVRKAIGIVHAGWRSTKEEVLKNTVTNMQRRFSTMPSDLLVAFGPSIRVCCYKVNKDLQSYFPKHIQGRKEELFLDLKEANLEQLRSLGVRDENIFDCGMCTFCQNHEFFSYRKEGKDVGRIISLIMLM; encoded by the coding sequence TTGATAGATTTTTCTCAGGTAGAGCATCGCAGATACCTCTATCAGAGATTGGGCATAGAAAGAACCAGGTTAGTCTTGCCCGAACAGGAACACGGTGGTAAAGTAGAATTTGTAAGTTTGGATAATAGGAATAAGAAGTTTTTTGCTGATGCTTTGATTACTCAGGAGAGAGAAATAGCCCTGGGGGTACTTACTGCGGATTGCCTTTCTATATTTCTATACGATACAGTTCGGAAGGCTATTGGGATAGTGCATGCAGGTTGGCGAAGCACTAAAGAAGAAGTCCTAAAAAATACTGTCACTAATATGCAGAGGCGTTTTTCTACAATGCCTTCTGATTTACTTGTAGCATTCGGTCCGAGTATAAGAGTATGTTGCTATAAAGTGAATAAAGATTTACAAAGCTATTTTCCTAAACATATTCAAGGTAGAAAAGAGGAGCTATTTTTAGACCTCAAGGAAGCAAATTTAGAACAGTTGCGTTCTTTAGGCGTAAGGGATGAGAATATTTTTGACTGCGGGATGTGCACTTTTTGTCAAAACCATGAATTCTTTTCTTATCGCAAAGAAGGTAAGGATGTAGGAAGGATTATTTCATTAATTATGTTAATGTAA
- a CDS encoding MBL fold metallo-hydrolase: protein MKIKFLGGVKSVTGSHHLIEVKGNNFLLDCGLFQGKRQEARLFNENPKVDLSKLEAVVLSHAHIDHSGNIPTLSRLGFKKHIYSTLATYDLSNAMLRDSAYIQEKDTEFLNKRLKKKKKPLLSPLYTIEDAERALGLFMGIGYHKVFSLSQEVKVEFFDAGHVLGSSLILLEITEDTVRPKRLGYILDLGRQNLPFLKDPEFIPDLDYIIIESTYGNRLHPEFSEVKKELADLINRTFKRKGKIIIPAFALERTQEIIWCLSDLWNKGMIPAIPVYVDSPLAINITEIFRLHPDCFDARTKNMLLMGRDPFGFENVVYTRSKEESQALNDLKKPAIIISASGMCENGRILHHLRHNIENPKNTILIVGYMAQDTLGRKIVEKEKKVKIFGEEYRLKAEVVIMNAFSGHADRNDLLKYVRRTKESVKKVFVVHGDPDQSEALAEGIKEVGVDNVYVPEVGDEAEL from the coding sequence ATGAAGATAAAATTCTTGGGAGGAGTAAAGTCTGTAACCGGTTCCCATCACCTCATAGAGGTTAAAGGAAATAATTTCCTTTTAGATTGCGGACTTTTTCAGGGTAAGCGTCAAGAGGCACGGTTATTTAATGAAAATCCCAAAGTGGATTTATCCAAACTTGAGGCAGTCGTTCTCTCCCATGCGCATATCGACCATAGCGGTAATATCCCTACTTTATCGAGGTTGGGGTTTAAGAAACACATTTATTCTACCTTGGCTACCTACGACCTATCTAATGCGATGTTAAGAGATTCAGCCTATATTCAAGAGAAGGATACTGAGTTTTTGAATAAGAGATTGAAGAAAAAGAAAAAACCTTTACTCAGTCCACTATATACTATTGAGGATGCAGAGAGAGCTTTGGGGCTTTTTATGGGCATTGGATATCATAAGGTATTTAGTCTGAGTCAGGAAGTAAAAGTAGAATTTTTTGATGCAGGGCATGTCTTAGGTTCTTCTCTCATCCTCTTGGAAATTACCGAGGATACAGTTCGTCCAAAACGGCTTGGATATATTTTAGATTTGGGAAGGCAAAATTTACCATTTTTGAAAGACCCAGAATTTATTCCCGACTTGGATTATATAATTATTGAATCTACTTATGGCAATCGTTTGCACCCCGAATTTAGTGAGGTGAAAAAAGAACTGGCTGATTTGATAAATCGTACCTTTAAGAGAAAGGGGAAAATAATTATTCCTGCCTTTGCTTTGGAGAGGACTCAGGAGATTATCTGGTGTTTGAGTGATTTGTGGAATAAGGGAATGATTCCTGCCATCCCTGTTTATGTAGATAGCCCTTTAGCGATAAACATTACAGAGATTTTTCGCCTCCATCCCGATTGTTTCGACGCAAGGACTAAAAATATGCTTTTGATGGGGCGTGACCCATTTGGCTTTGAAAATGTTGTTTATACTCGTTCTAAAGAAGAATCGCAGGCGCTTAATGATTTAAAAAAACCCGCCATAATTATTTCTGCTTCGGGCATGTGTGAAAACGGAAGAATTCTGCATCATTTAAGACACAATATTGAAAACCCCAAAAACACCATATTGATTGTGGGATATATGGCCCAGGATACCCTTGGCAGGAAAATTGTAGAGAAGGAAAAAAAAGTGAAAATCTTCGGCGAGGAATATAGACTTAAAGCAGAGGTAGTGATAATGAATGCTTTTAGCGGTCATGCGGATAGAAACGATTTACTCAAGTATGTAAGAAGAACTAAAGAATCGGTTAAGAAAGTTTTTGTAGTTCATGGCGATCCAGACCAGTCCGAGGCTTTGGCTGAAGGTATTAAGGAAGTAGGGGTAGATAATGTCTATGTACCCGAAGTTGGGGATGAGGCGGAGTTATAA
- the dtd gene encoding D-aminoacyl-tRNA deacylase: protein MKAVIQRVKESKVVVDNETVADIRKGILIFLAVGKGDTEESAIKLAKKISELRIFDDSQGKMNLSIKDVKGEILVVSQFTLYADCWDGRRPSFDPCAEPTEAKMFYDLFIRELAKTGLGVKEGKFAARMEVELINDGPVTFILET, encoded by the coding sequence ATGAAAGCGGTAATACAACGTGTAAAAGAATCCAAGGTAGTTGTAGATAATGAGACCGTTGCTGATATCAGGAAGGGTATTTTGATTTTTTTGGCGGTGGGTAAAGGAGATACCGAAGAAAGCGCTATAAAATTGGCTAAAAAGATTTCCGAGTTGCGGATATTTGATGACAGCCAAGGTAAAATGAATTTATCTATAAAGGATGTCAAAGGTGAAATTTTGGTAGTGTCACAGTTTACGCTATATGCAGATTGTTGGGATGGACGCAGACCTTCTTTTGACCCTTGTGCGGAACCAACTGAGGCAAAAATGTTTTACGACTTATTTATTAGGGAATTGGCAAAAACTGGTTTAGGAGTAAAAGAAGGTAAATTTGCTGCAAGAATGGAAGTAGAACTAATCAACGACGGTCCCGTTACTTTTATTTTGGAAACATAG
- a CDS encoding sugar phosphate isomerase/epimerase yields the protein MRKETIFVHVPYRVLLPNLEKIADLGINCEIYIDGDSLDCYHDKEIELINEIFEKHGLKKNIHGPIYDLNPGSLDSEIRSISKKRIKQTISFCERLNSSNIVFHHGFGHLYYRNHREKWLENSYEIWKPFAEYLLEKDIYLLIENSLDPEPSIILELIAKINSPNFLACFDIGHFNAFGNKSPLEIFKEYPKEVIGEIHLSDNLGDFDTHLALGKGDINFKEFFQLIKERGILPTITLEPHSLEDIPPSLEYILNI from the coding sequence ATGAGAAAAGAAACGATTTTTGTACATGTTCCTTACAGGGTGCTTTTGCCAAATTTGGAGAAGATAGCAGATTTAGGAATAAATTGCGAGATTTATATTGATGGAGATTCCTTGGATTGTTATCATGATAAAGAAATAGAATTGATAAACGAAATTTTTGAAAAACATGGACTTAAAAAGAATATCCATGGTCCAATATACGACCTTAATCCTGGTTCTTTAGATTCAGAGATTCGCAGTATTTCTAAGAAACGGATTAAGCAGACGATATCTTTTTGTGAGCGATTAAATTCTTCAAATATTGTTTTTCACCATGGTTTTGGGCATCTTTATTATAGAAATCATAGAGAAAAATGGCTGGAAAATTCCTATGAAATTTGGAAACCTTTTGCAGAATATTTGTTAGAAAAGGATATTTATTTATTAATCGAGAATTCTTTAGATCCCGAACCAAGTATAATTTTAGAACTTATTGCAAAAATTAATTCTCCAAACTTTCTTGCCTGTTTTGATATTGGGCACTTCAATGCCTTTGGTAATAAATCCCCACTCGAAATATTCAAGGAATATCCAAAAGAAGTTATCGGGGAGATTCATCTTTCGGATAACTTAGGGGATTTTGATACCCATTTAGCTTTAGGAAAAGGCGACATTAACTTCAAGGAATTCTTCCAATTAATCAAGGAAAGAGGAATCTTACCTACCATTACCCTTGAGCCTCACAGTTTAGAAGATATTCCGCCAAGTTTAGAATACATACTAAACATTTAG
- a CDS encoding rhomboid family intramembrane serine protease: protein MIPLHDENPTERFSFVTIVLVIVNSIVFLYELSLGSSLEITIRRYTLIPYNFINYFDFSQLRTLFSSLFLHGSLLHLLGNMLYLWIFGNNIEDVLGHFKFILFYFLCGISASLAHILTNPHSTIPTLGASGAVSGVLGAYFILFPQARVVTIIPIFYFIRIVKIPAFFFLGFWIAVQFLSGIISSGMDSDLGGGVAWFAHLGGFFAGVLLLPLFYQRGRRRY, encoded by the coding sequence ATGATTCCCTTACATGATGAAAATCCTACAGAAAGGTTCTCTTTTGTAACCATTGTTTTGGTTATTGTTAATTCCATTGTTTTTCTCTATGAGCTTTCCTTAGGTAGTTCATTAGAGATAACTATCCGTCGTTATACCCTTATTCCATATAATTTTATAAACTATTTTGATTTTTCTCAATTACGTACGCTTTTTAGTTCACTTTTTTTGCATGGGAGTTTATTGCATCTTTTGGGAAACATGCTTTACCTTTGGATTTTTGGCAACAATATTGAGGACGTTTTGGGGCACTTTAAATTTATCTTGTTCTATTTTCTCTGCGGAATTTCCGCTTCCCTTGCACACATTCTTACCAATCCCCATTCAACTATTCCTACTTTAGGTGCAAGTGGAGCGGTTTCCGGGGTATTAGGGGCATATTTTATTCTTTTCCCTCAAGCAAGGGTAGTTACCATAATTCCTATTTTCTACTTTATCAGAATAGTTAAAATTCCTGCTTTTTTCTTTCTTGGATTCTGGATTGCGGTTCAATTTTTATCAGGGATAATTAGTTCGGGAATGGACAGCGATTTAGGTGGAGGGGTTGCTTGGTTTGCTCATCTTGGTGGTTTTTTTGCAGGAGTGTTACTCTTACCTCTATTCTACCAGCGAGGCAGGAGAAGATATTAG